The DNA region TCTTGTGAATTGTATGCTGTCAATACATTTAGACCTTTTATTTCAAGAAATGTTTTTAGCATCGATACTAAATCTACATCATCATCTATTAATAAGATTGTTTTTCTTTTCAAACTTCATACCTCCAACGAACTCAAAAAATACTTTTAATTATTGCTAATCAGAACGTATCTTTCGTATTTGTTTTATTTTATTTACCAATGGATCAGTTAGTAGGGTGGTACACTTTTAGTTTAGCATTAGTAACTCTCAATGACTTTATTTTTTCATACCAATATTCTATCTGGTCCTTGTCTGGACAATTTTTTAAATATATAAAGCTAAATGGATGAGTAACATTAAAATTCCGTATTCTAATCTCTTTCAAATATCCTTGGGATAATTCATTTTTTACAGCTTCCTTGTACATAAATGTAACACCCACATTTTCATGGCACAAATATTTAATAGCATTCATATTACCTAGTTCAATATGATGCTTAAAGTTTTTTATACTTAAATTTTGATTGTAAAGAGCCTTTACGAGAATATCACGAGTACCGCTTCCCTTTTCTCGCAAAATTAAGTTCTCCTCTAACAAATCTACAAAATCTATAATATCGTCTGCTATCTTATTCTTCGGTGAGCAAACTGCAATAAATGGTTCATTACAAATCAGCTTTGATTCAAATTGTTCTCTATTAAAGTGCCCTTCTAGAAGTACAAAATCAACTTCTCCATCCCATAACATTTTTTGTAGAATTTGAGTATTTTCCACAACCATTGATATTTGTAATTCGTGATCTTGGGAAATGATCTTAGATAAGATTGGTGGAATTGTATATTCACCGATAGTTAATGTTGCACCAAAATTAAG from Alkalibaculum bacchi includes:
- a CDS encoding LysR substrate-binding domain-containing protein → MTKEGEALQQYAKSLKANSERIMPLLQRIKNQSKKLNFGATLTIGEYTIPPILSKIISQDHELQISMVVENTQILQKMLWDGEVDFVLLEGHFNREQFESKLICNEPFIAVCSPKNKIADDIIDFVDLLEENLILREKGSGTRDILVKALYNQNLSIKNFKHHIELGNMNAIKYLCHENVGVTFMYKEAVKNELSQGYLKEIRIRNFNVTHPFSFIYLKNCPDKDQIEYWYEKIKSLRVTNAKLKVYHPTN